A window from Sceloporus undulatus isolate JIND9_A2432 ecotype Alabama chromosome 8, SceUnd_v1.1, whole genome shotgun sequence encodes these proteins:
- the SNAI3 gene encoding zinc finger protein SNAI3: protein MPRSFLVKKPSSSTRRVPNYGQLESQHQESNGSWKQVAFPLLIQDTLACPAAAPYEAESLWERGSIVACLSPPLPQSIETKSEPISGPQVGIVEGTEGSRFVATPLRDNQNNLNLPPPFSLPHRRTPNLGSLAEGEGSILLGEPGMAAEPRGPFECSDCCKAYGTASGLSRHRQQRCKVQAVARKYFTCKYCDKEYASLGALKMHIRTHTLPCICKICGKAFSRPWLLQGHIRTHTGEKPYACSLCNRAFADRSNLRAHLQTHSEVKKYQCHSCLKTFSRMSLLLRHEEASCCPAAT from the exons ATGCCTCGCTCCTTCTTGGTCAAGAAGCCTTCCTCCAGCACCCGCCGGGTGCCCAACTATGGCCAGCTGGAGAGCCAGCACCAAG AATCCAATGGATCCTGGAAGCAGGTGGCATTCCCTCTCCTCATTCAGGACACCTTGGCATGCCCGGCGGCAGCACCCTACGAAGCCGAGAGTCTATGGGAACGCGGCTCCATCGTCGcttgcctctctcctcctcttcctcagagcATTGAGACCAAGAGTGAACCCATTTCAGGACCCCAAGTCGGCATCGTGGAGGGCACCGAAGGCAGCCGCTTTGTGGCTACCCCTCTCCGAGACAACCAGAACAACCTCAACCTCCCTCCTCCGTTCAGCCTGCCCCACCGGAGGACTCCCAACCTGGGCAGCctggcagaaggagaagggagtataTTGCTGGGGGAACCAGGCATGGCCGCCGAACCTCGGGGACCCTTTGAATGTTCGGACTGCTGCAAGGCCTATGGCACAGCTTCGGGTCTGTCGCGGCACAGGCAGCAGCGCTGCAAGGTGCAGGCGGTGGCCAGGAAATATTTCACCTGCAAGTACTGTGACAAGGAATATGCCAGTTTAGGTGCCCTGAAGATGCACATCCGTACCCACACACTGCCCTGCATTTGCAAAATCTGCGGCAAAGCCTTCTCCCGGCCCTGGTTGTTGCAGGGCCACATCCGGACGCACACAG GAGAGAAGCCCTATGCCTGCTCCCTTTGCAACCGCGCTTTCGCCGACCGCTCCAACCTCCGCGCCCATTTGCAGACCCATTCCGAAGTCAAGAAGTACCAATGCCACTCCTGTCTGAAGACCTTTTCCCGGATGTCTCTCCTCTTGCGGCACGAAGAGGCGTCCTGCTGTCCTGCTGCGACCTGA
- the RNF166 gene encoding E3 ubiquitin-protein ligase RNF166 has protein sequence MSRCCDVMVHAPPLSLKAEVGAVTQSEPRRHSLKERRKWGRFEPRSRRRDAKEARRCLRHFRWLSSCALMAAAMFRSLLVSAAGAGGSREGPAHPPQPPPPPPPGASSSSAAPHPPPPEAASAAALEAQFSCPICLEVFQRPVRIAACRHTFCGECLQPCLQVPSPLCPLCRMPFDPKKVEKASSVEKQLSSFKAPCRGCGKKVTLAKMRSHVTSCAKVQEQMANCPKFVPVVPTSQPIPSNIPNRSTFVCPYCGARNLDQQELVKHCMENHRNDPNKVVCPVCSAMPWGDPSYKSANFLQHLLHRHKFSYDTFVDYSIDEEAALQAALALSLSEN, from the exons ATGTCGCGGTGCTGTGACGTAATGGTTCACGCCCCGCCCCTTTCTCTCAAGGCGGAAGTGGGAGCTGTGACGCAATCAGAGCCGCGCCGCCACTCTCTGAAGGAAAGGCGGAAGTGGGGGCGGTTTGAGCCTAGGTCGCGGCGCCGTGACGCCAAAGAAGCGCGCCGCTGCCTCCGCCATTTCCGCTGGTTGTCTTCCTGTGCTCTGATGGCGGCTGCGATGTTCCGGAGCCTGTTAGTGTCTGCGGCGGGGGCCGGGGGCTCTCGAGAGGGCCCCGCTCACCCTCCtcagccgccgcctcctcctccgcctggtgcctcctcctcctcggccgccCCGCACCCTCCGCCGCCCGAGGCCGCCTCTGCCGCCGCCCTGGAGGCCCAGTTCAGCTGCCCCATCTGCCTGGAGGTCTTCCAGCGCCCCGTCCGCATCGCCGCCTGCAGGCACAC gTTCTGCGGAGAATGCCTCCAGCCCTGCCTCCAAGTGCCCTCTCCTCTCTGCCCTCTTTGTCGCATGCCCTTTGATCCCAAAAAGGTGGAGAAGGCATCCAGTGTGGAAAAGCAGCTCTCATCCTTCAAGGCTCCCTGTCGAGGCTGTGGCAAAAAG gTGACCCTTGCAAAGATGAGGTCCCATGTCACATCCTGTGCTAAGGTTCAGGAACAGATGGCCAACTGTCCAAAGTTTGTCCCCGTCGTCCCAACTTCCCAACCCATTCCCAG CAATATCCCAAACCGCTCTACGTTTGTTTGCCCCTATTGTGGAGCACGGAATTTGGACCAGCAGGAACTGGTGAAGCACTGTATGGAAAATCATCGCAACGACCCCAACAAAGTG GTATGCCCGGTCTGTTCAGCCATGCCTTGGGGTGATCCCAGCTATAAAAGCGCCAACTTCTTGCAACATCTCTTGCACCGGCACAAGTTTTCCTATGACACGTTTGTG GACTACAGCATCGATGAAGAAGCTGCATTACAAGCTGCACTGGCCCTCTCCCTCTCGGAGAACTGA